The Triticum aestivum cultivar Chinese Spring chromosome 3A, IWGSC CS RefSeq v2.1, whole genome shotgun sequence genome includes a region encoding these proteins:
- the LOC123058344 gene encoding uncharacterized protein — protein MPVRPGSAHDMRVLKDARTTNHQKFPHPPPEKYYVVDAGYPNRPGYLSPYRCTRYHVQQWQNGPPPEGMKETFNHAHAKVRNVIERSFGVLMMKFRILLNMPKFPEDKQTRIIVACMALHNFIRESRIPDREFDACDADENYNPMPSSSASAWPEDEPLVEDIDMNAFRDELAHALFHGV, from the exons ATGCCAGTTAGGCCTGGTTCAGCACATGACATGAGAGTTTTGAAAGATGCCAGAACTACTAATCATCAAAAATTTCCACATCCACCACCAG AGAAGTATTATGTGGTTGATGCGGGGTACCCAAACCGTCCGGGCTACCTTTCACCATACAGATGTACAAGGTACCATGTGCAACAATGGCAAAACGGCCCGCCGCCAGAAGGTATGAAAGAAACCTTCAACCATGCACATGCCAAAGTTAGGAATGTCATTGAGCGGTCCTTTGGAGTGTTGATGATGAAATTTAGGATTTTATTGAACATGCCAAAATTTCCAGAGGACAAGCAAACTAGAATTATTGTTGCTTGTATGGCTCTTCATAATTTCATTCGAGAGAGCAGAATTCCGGATAGGGAATTTGATGCGTGTGATGCGGATGAAAACTATAACCCAATGCCTAGTTCTTCTGCATCCGCATGGCCAGAAGACGAACCTCTTGTTGAAGATATCGACATGAATgccttccgtgatgagttagctcatgctttgtttcatggagtgtaa